The nucleotide window AGCTCGTCGAAGAAGCGGCGGGCAAAAACCTCGTCGGCTGCTATTCCGTCGAAGAGTTCGTGAACGCGCTCGAAACGCCGCGCAAAATCATGATCATGGTCAAAGCGGGCGAGCCGACGGACAAGACGATCGAATCGCTGCTGCCGCATCTCGACCAAGGCGACATCATCATCGACGGCGGCAAC belongs to Paenibacillus sp. and includes:
- a CDS encoding NAD(P)-binding domain-containing protein — protein: MTNTNNKQQIGVVGLAVMGKNLALNMESKGFSVAVYNRSPEKTKELVEEAAGKNLVGCYSVEEFVNALETPRKIMIMVKAGEPTDKTIESLLPHLDQGDIIIDGGN